From a single Leopardus geoffroyi isolate Oge1 chromosome E1, O.geoffroyi_Oge1_pat1.0, whole genome shotgun sequence genomic region:
- the ALDOC gene encoding fructose-bisphosphate aldolase C, with product MPHSYPALSAEQKKELSDIALRIVAPGKGILAADESVGSMAKRLSQIGVENTEENRRLYRQVLFSADDRVKKCIGGVIFFHETLYQKDDSGVPFVRTIQDKGIVVGIKVDKGVVPLAGTDGETTTQGLDGLSERCAQYKKDGADFAKWRCVLKISERTPSALAILENANVLARYASICQQNGIVPIVEPEILPDGDHDLKRCQYVTEKVLAAVYKALSDHHVYLEGTLLKPNMVTPGHACPIKYSPEEIAMATVTALRRTVPPAVPGVTFLSGGQSEEEASLNLNAINRCPLPRPWALTFSYGRALQASALNAWRGQQDNAGAATEEFIKRAEVNGLAAQGKYEGSGEDGGAAAQSLYIANHAY from the exons ATGCCCCACTCGTACCCAGCCCTTTCTGCTGAGCAGAAAAAGGAGTTGTCTGACATCGCCCTTCGGATTGTGGCCCCAGGCAAAGGCATTCTGGCCGCCGATGAGTCTGTAG GAAGCATGGCCAAGCGGCTGAGCCAAATTGGAGTggagaacacagaggaaaaccGCAGATTGTACCGCCAGGTCCTGTTCAGTGCTGATGACCGTGTGAAGAAGTGCATCGGAGGGGTGATCTTCTTCCATGAGACACTCTACCAGAAAGATGACAGTGGTGTTCCCTTCGTTCGTACCATCCAGGATAAGGGCATTGTCGTGGGCATCAAG GTTGACAAGGGTGTAGTTCCTCTAGCGGGGACCGATGGAGAAACCACCACTCAAG GGCTGGATGGGCTCTCGGAACGCTGTGCCCAATACAAGAAGGATGGTGCCGACTTTGCCAAGTGGCGTTGCGTGCTGAAAATCAGTGAGCGCACACCCTCAGCACTTGCCATTCTGGAGAATGCCAACGTGCTGGCCCGCTATGCCAGCATCTGCCagcag AATGGAATTGTGCCTATTGTGGAACCTGAGATCCTGCCTGATGGAGACCATGACCTCAAACGCTGTCAGTATGTTACGGAGAAG GTCTTGGCTGCCGTGTACAAGGCCCTGAGTGACCATCACGTGTACCTCGAAGGGACCCTGCTCAAGCCCAACATGGTGACCCCTGGCCACGCCTGTCCCATTAAATACAGCCCAGAGGAGATCGCCATGGCAACTGTCACTGCCCTGCGTCGCACTGTGCCCCCGGCTGTCCCAG GAGTGACCTTCCTGTCTGGGGGTCAGAGTGAAGAGGAAGCATCACTCAACCTCAATGCTATCAACCGCTGCCCCCTTCCTCGGCCCTGGGCCCTCACCTTCTCCTACGGGCGTGCCCTGCAGGCCTCTGCCCTCAATGCCTGGAGAGGGCAACAAGACAATGCTGGGGCTGCCACTGAGGAGTTCATCAAGCGGGCCGAG GTGAATGGGCTTGCGGCCCAGGGCAAGTATGAAGGCAGTGGAGAAGATGGCGGAGCAGCGGCACAGTCCCTCTACATTGCCAACCATGCCTACTGA
- the PIGS gene encoding GPI transamidase component PIG-S: MAAPGAAATDLEVVRGKRAALFFAAVAIVLGLPLWWKTTETYRAPLPYSEISGLNALQLRLMVPVTVVFTRESVPSDDQEKLPFTVVHEREIPLKYKMKIKCRFQKAYRRALDHEEEALSLGSMQEAETMLAEPQEQAEGSLTVYVIPEHSSLLPQDMMSYIGPERTAVVRGIMHHEAFNIVGRRVIQVAQAMSLTEDVLAAALADHLPEDKWSSDKRRPLKSSLGYEITFSLLNPDPKSHDIHWDIEGAVRRYVQPFLSALSAAGNFSVDSQILYYAVLGVNPRFDPASSSYYLAAHSLPHVINPVESRLGSSAASLYPVLNFLLYVPELAHSPLYIQDKDGAPVATNAFHSPRWGGIMVYNVDPKAYNASKLPVRVEVDMEQVMEVFLAQLRLLFGIAQPQLPVKCLFSGPKSEGLTTWELDRLLWARSVENLATATTTLTSLAQLLGKISNIVIKDDVASEVYRAVAAVQKAAEELASGHLASAFTASQEAVTSSERAFFDPSLLHLLYFPDDQKFAIYIPLFLPMAVPILLSLVKIFLETRKSWKKPEKID, from the exons ATGGCGGCTCCCGGGGCCGCAGCTACAGACCTAG AGGTGGTCCGAGGCAAGCGGGCCGCTCTCTTCTTCGCTGCCGTGGCCATCGTGCTGGGGTTGCCGCTCTGGTGGAAGACTACGGAGACCTACCGGGCCCCATTGCCTTACTCTGAGATCAGTGGGCTGAATGCCCTGCAG CTGCGGCTCATGGTGCCCGTCACTGTCGTATTTACCCGAGAGTCAGTGCCGTCGGACGACCAGGAGAAGCTGCCCTTCACCgttgtgcatgagagagagatCCCTCTGAAAT acaaaatgaaaatcaagtgCCGTTTCCAGAAGGCCTATCGGAGGGCTCTGGACCACGAGGAAGAGGCCCTGTCACTGGGCAGTATGCAAG AGGCAGAAACCATGTTAGCTGAGCCGCAGGAGCAAGCAGAGGGCTCCCTGACTGTGTACGTGATCCCCGAACACTCCTCACTTCTGCCCCAG GACATGATGAGTTACATCGGGCCCGAGAGGACAGCAGTCGTGAGAGGGATAATGCACCACGAGGCCTTTAACATAGTCGGCCGCCGGGTGATCCAAGTAGCGCAGGCCATGTCTTTGACTGAAGATGTGCTTGCTGCGGCCCTGGCAGACCACCTTCCAGAGGACAAGTGGAGCTCTGATAAGAGGCGGCCTCTCAAGTCCAGCTTGG GCTATGAGATCACCTTCAGTTTACTCAACCCAGACCCCAAGTCCCACGACATCCACTGGGACATCGAGGGGGCTGTCCGGCGCTATGTGCAGCCCTTCCTGAGTGCCCTCAGTGCTGCCGGCAACTTCTCTGTGGACTCTCAG ATTCTTTACTATGCAGTGTTGGGGGTAAACCCACGCTTTGACCCAGCTTCCTCTAGCTACTACTTGGCCGCACATAGCCTCCCCCATGTCATCAATCCAGTGGAGTCCCGTCTGG GATCCAGTGCTGCCTCCCTTTACCCTGTGCTCAACTTTCTGCTCTACGTACCTGAGCTTGCCCACTCCCCCCTGTACATTCAGGACAAGGACGGCGCTCCAGTGGCCACTAACGCCTTCCATAGTCCCCGTTGGGGTGGCATTATG GTATACAATGTGGACCCCAAAGCCTACAATGCCTCGAAGCTGCCGGTGAGGGTTGAAGTGGACATGGAGCAAGTGATGGAGGTGTTCCTGGCTCAGCTGCG GTTACTCTTTGGGATTGCTCAGCCCCAGTTGCCTGTGAAATGCCTGTTTTCAGGGCCTAAGAGTGAAGGGCTAACGACCTGGGAGCTTGACCGGCTGCTCTGGGCTCGGTCAGTGGAAAACCTGGCCACAGCCACTACCACTCTCACTTCCCTGGCCCAGCTTCTGGGCAAGATCAGCAACATTGTCATCAAGGACGATGTGGCATCTGAG GTGTACAGGGCTGTAGCTGCAGTCCAGAAGGCGGCAGAGGAGTTAGCCTCTGGGCACCTGGCCTCTGCCTTCACTGCCAGCCAGGAAGCTGTGACGTCCTCGGAGCGTGCCTTTTTTGATCCCTCGCTCCTCCACCTCCTTTATTTCCCTGACGACCAGAAGTTTGCCATCTACATCCCGCTCTTCCTGCCTATGGCTGTGCCCATCCTCCTGTCCCTGGTCAAGATCTTCCTGGAAACCCGCAAGTCCTGGAAAAAGCCTGAGAAGATAGACTGA